One region of Streptomyces davaonensis JCM 4913 genomic DNA includes:
- a CDS encoding acetylxylan esterase — protein MPAFDLPPPELEHYRPPLDEPAGFDAFWRDTLKEAEQAEPLVSVRAVETGLRLTRTWDVTFRGFAGDPVRAWFSRPADTPEPLPAVVEFAGYGRGRGLPHERLTWVNAGYAHLLMDNRGQGDQYGSGGATPDPHAHAPGGPGPAVRGLLAPHDHHYRRLITDAVRAVTAVRALPGVDPARTVAVGNSQGGGLALAVAGLVPDLAAALVTAPLLCGIRRALDLTDQGPYGEIAAYLSVHRGAETAAYHTLAHLEGVSFARRAQAPAHFGVGLRDTVCPPSGAYAAFNRYAELTGTAPRKVLHAYPFNGHEGGDAVHVRRQLDWLADVLGVSRGPA, from the coding sequence GTGCCCGCGTTCGACCTTCCGCCACCCGAACTGGAGCACTACCGTCCACCCCTCGACGAGCCCGCCGGCTTCGACGCGTTCTGGCGGGACACCCTGAAGGAGGCCGAGCAGGCCGAGCCGCTGGTGTCGGTGCGTGCCGTGGAGACGGGCCTACGGCTGACGCGCACCTGGGACGTGACGTTCCGCGGTTTCGCCGGAGACCCGGTGCGGGCCTGGTTCAGCCGCCCCGCCGACACCCCCGAACCGCTTCCCGCGGTGGTGGAGTTCGCCGGGTACGGCCGCGGCCGCGGACTCCCCCACGAGCGCCTGACCTGGGTCAACGCCGGGTACGCGCATCTGCTGATGGACAACCGCGGCCAGGGCGACCAGTACGGCAGCGGCGGCGCCACCCCCGACCCGCACGCCCACGCCCCGGGCGGCCCCGGCCCGGCGGTACGTGGACTCCTCGCGCCGCACGACCACCACTACCGACGCCTGATCACGGACGCCGTCCGCGCGGTCACCGCGGTACGCGCCCTGCCCGGCGTGGACCCGGCGCGCACGGTCGCCGTCGGCAACAGCCAGGGCGGCGGACTGGCCCTGGCGGTGGCCGGGTTGGTCCCGGATCTGGCGGCGGCCCTGGTCACCGCCCCGCTGCTGTGCGGCATCCGAAGGGCCCTGGACCTCACGGACCAGGGCCCCTACGGCGAGATCGCCGCGTATTTGTCGGTGCACCGGGGCGCCGAGACCGCCGCCTACCACACCCTCGCCCATCTGGAGGGCGTCTCCTTCGCGCGCCGCGCCCAGGCGCCGGCCCACTTCGGCGTCGGTCTGCGCGACACGGTGTGCCCGCCGAGCGGGGCGTACGCGGCCTTCAACCGGTACGCGGAACTGACCGGCACCGCACCACGCAAGGTGCTGCACGCCTACCCGTTCAACGGTCACGAGGGCGGCGACGCGGTCCATGTGCGGCGCCAACTCGACTGGTTGGCCGATGTGTTGGGGGTCAGCCGAGGGCCAGCGTGA
- a CDS encoding carbohydrate ABC transporter permease, producing the protein MVKPSRSYRVFQGVNGVILTLVVAVTLYPFLNIIARSFSGERQIRAGEVTLWPKGFNLTTYKIVFQDSMFWRNYGNTVLYTVVATGVAMVLTTCYAYVLSKKHLKGRGFLVGIAVFTMFFTGGLIPNYVLITSLGLKNSVWAIALPNAISVFNLLVMKAFFESLPTELEEAAQIDGLSTYGILLRIVLPLSKAVVATMVLFYSVSFWNSWFSAFLYMDRTDLMPVTVYLRNLIQGATGGSNAGAGTDQLSQVAANIQAVTIVLTALPILCVYPFVQRYFVSGVMLGAVKG; encoded by the coding sequence GTGGTGAAGCCGAGCCGTTCCTACCGGGTCTTCCAGGGCGTCAACGGGGTGATCCTCACCCTCGTCGTGGCCGTGACCCTGTACCCCTTCCTCAACATCATCGCCAGGTCCTTCAGCGGGGAACGGCAGATCCGGGCCGGTGAAGTCACCCTGTGGCCCAAGGGGTTCAACCTCACCACGTACAAAATCGTGTTCCAGGACTCGATGTTCTGGCGGAACTACGGCAACACCGTGCTCTACACGGTCGTGGCGACCGGCGTCGCCATGGTGCTGACGACCTGTTACGCCTACGTCCTGTCGAAAAAGCACCTCAAGGGGCGCGGATTCCTCGTCGGCATCGCCGTGTTCACCATGTTCTTCACCGGCGGTCTGATCCCGAACTATGTGCTGATCACCAGCCTCGGCCTGAAGAACAGCGTCTGGGCCATCGCCCTGCCGAACGCGATCAGCGTCTTCAACCTGCTGGTGATGAAGGCCTTCTTCGAGAGCCTGCCGACCGAGCTGGAGGAGGCCGCCCAGATCGACGGGCTGAGCACCTACGGCATCCTGCTGCGGATCGTGCTGCCGCTGTCCAAGGCGGTCGTCGCGACGATGGTGCTCTTCTACTCGGTCTCGTTCTGGAATTCGTGGTTCAGCGCGTTCCTCTACATGGACCGGACCGATCTGATGCCGGTCACCGTCTACTTGCGCAACCTCATCCAGGGCGCCACCGGCGGCTCCAACGCGGGCGCCGGGACCGACCAGCTCAGCCAGGTCGCGGCGAACATCCAGGCGGTCACGATCGTGCTCACCGCGCTGCCGATCCTCTGCGTGTACCCGTTCGTCCAGCGCTACTTCGTCTCGGGCGTGATGCTCGGCGCCGTCAAGGGCTAA
- a CDS encoding alpha-glucuronidase: MPLPVPVLPDGVDPAWLPPAAFEAIGRRRTLIRGSGLLVDTVHGEVAEACARFGGSVVRDASPEPCDLVLDVSGTDDGEAFTLKRAEGRTTVTASGRHGLLHGLFHLVRLGEEAFRGERAAHTHRPAVALRVLDHWDNVAVHPVMGQVERGYSGGSLFWRDGRARGDLERVRVYARLLAACGINAVTVNNVNVHATEARLLTERIGDVARIAEAFRPYGIRTHLSVSFAAPILLGGLDTADPLDHGVRRWWERATAEVYAAIPDFGGYLVKADSEGQPGPFAYGRSHADGANLLAAALAPYGGTVRWRAFVYDHRQDWRDRSTDRARAAYDHFVPLDGEFAANAVLQVKHGPMDFQVREPVSPLLGAMPGTRLAVEMQATQEYTGQQRHACWLGPMWSEALRFRPEGTDPVGGLSDGLVAVSNAGADPFWTGHPLAQSNLYTFGRLAWDPGADPLAILDDWIGLTFGPDPAEGVRAVLAGSWRTYEKYTAPLGVGFMVQPGHHYGPSVDGYEYSPWGTYHFADRDGIGVDRSVATGTGYAGQYAKPWAEVYESPASCPDELLLFFHHVPYGHVLHSGKTVIQHIYDTHFEGVEEVEEAREVWGSLGQSVDPERHARVTERFAEQLRCAREWRDQINSYFLRKSGVPDERGRALY; this comes from the coding sequence ATGCCGCTACCCGTGCCCGTGCTGCCCGACGGTGTCGACCCGGCCTGGCTGCCGCCCGCCGCGTTCGAGGCGATCGGCCGGCGGCGGACCCTGATCCGCGGATCGGGCCTGCTGGTGGACACGGTGCACGGTGAAGTGGCGGAGGCCTGTGCACGGTTCGGGGGAAGCGTCGTACGTGACGCTTCCCCCGAACCGTGCGATCTGGTGCTCGACGTGAGCGGCACCGACGACGGCGAGGCGTTCACCCTCAAGCGCGCCGAGGGCCGTACGACGGTCACCGCGTCCGGCCGACATGGCCTGCTCCACGGCCTGTTCCACCTCGTACGGCTCGGCGAGGAGGCCTTCCGCGGCGAGCGTGCGGCGCACACGCACCGGCCCGCGGTGGCGCTGCGGGTGCTGGACCACTGGGACAACGTGGCCGTGCATCCGGTGATGGGCCAGGTGGAGCGCGGCTACTCCGGTGGCTCCCTGTTCTGGCGGGACGGCCGGGCGCGCGGCGATCTGGAGCGGGTGCGGGTCTACGCCAGACTGCTGGCCGCCTGCGGGATCAACGCGGTGACCGTGAACAACGTCAATGTGCACGCGACCGAGGCCCGGCTGCTGACCGAGCGGATCGGCGACGTGGCCCGGATCGCCGAGGCGTTCCGGCCGTACGGGATCCGCACGCATCTGTCGGTGTCCTTCGCCGCGCCGATCCTGCTCGGCGGCCTGGACACCGCCGATCCGCTGGACCACGGGGTGCGGCGGTGGTGGGAGCGGGCGACCGCCGAGGTGTACGCGGCGATACCCGACTTCGGCGGGTACCTGGTGAAGGCCGACTCCGAGGGGCAGCCGGGGCCGTTCGCGTACGGCCGCAGCCATGCCGACGGCGCGAACCTGCTGGCGGCGGCGCTGGCACCGTACGGCGGGACCGTGCGCTGGCGGGCGTTCGTCTACGACCACCGCCAGGACTGGCGGGACCGCTCGACGGACCGGGCGCGGGCGGCGTACGACCATTTCGTGCCGCTGGACGGGGAGTTCGCGGCGAACGCGGTGCTCCAGGTCAAGCACGGACCGATGGACTTCCAGGTGCGCGAGCCGGTCTCGCCGCTGCTCGGGGCGATGCCGGGGACGCGGCTCGCGGTGGAGATGCAGGCCACCCAGGAGTACACCGGGCAGCAACGGCACGCGTGCTGGCTGGGCCCGATGTGGAGCGAGGCGCTGCGGTTCCGGCCGGAGGGGACCGATCCGGTCGGGGGTCTGTCCGACGGCCTGGTCGCCGTCTCCAACGCCGGTGCCGACCCCTTCTGGACCGGGCATCCGCTGGCCCAGTCCAACCTGTACACCTTCGGACGGCTGGCCTGGGACCCGGGTGCGGATCCCCTCGCGATCCTCGACGACTGGATCGGGCTCACCTTCGGACCGGATCCGGCGGAAGGGGTGCGGGCCGTGCTGGCGGGGTCCTGGCGGACGTACGAGAAGTACACCGCGCCGCTCGGGGTGGGGTTCATGGTGCAGCCGGGGCACCACTACGGGCCGAGTGTGGACGGGTACGAGTACAGCCCCTGGGGGACCTACCACTTCGCCGACCGGGACGGCATCGGCGTCGACCGGAGCGTGGCGACCGGGACCGGGTACGCGGGGCAGTACGCCAAGCCGTGGGCCGAGGTGTACGAGTCGCCCGCCTCGTGCCCCGACGAGCTGCTGCTGTTCTTCCACCATGTGCCGTACGGGCATGTGCTGCACAGCGGGAAGACGGTGATCCAGCACATCTACGACACCCACTTCGAGGGGGTGGAGGAGGTGGAGGAGGCCCGCGAAGTATGGGGCTCGCTGGGGCAGTCGGTGGATCCGGAGCGCCATGCGCGGGTCACCGAGCGGTTCGCCGAGCAGCTCCGTTGCGCCCGCGAGTGGCGGGATCAGATCAACAGCTACTTCCTGCGGAAGTCGGGCGTTCCGGACGAGCGCGGGCGGGCCCTCTACTGA
- a CDS encoding ABC transporter permease, protein MYRRPSLSTSTRSALRRDWQLYSLAVLPLLFFLVFRYLPMLGNVIAFRRFQPGGSIFGEQWVGLRYVEMFLSDPTFWQVFRNTLWLGGLTLVFCFPIPIVLALLLNEVRRRSLKRFVQSVSYLPHFLSIVIVAGITLQMLATDGPVNHVLGWFGHDEIRFIQEPEWFRTVYVGSEIWQTAGWGTILYLAALTTIDEDLYEAARIDGANRWKQTWHVTLPGIRPTMITLLILNVGTFMAVGFEKVLLLYNPLTYQTSDVISTYVYRTGVESNSFSYAAAIGLFEAVIGLVLITSANQLSRRTVGTSLW, encoded by the coding sequence CTGTACAGGAGACCGAGTTTGAGCACCTCCACCCGTTCCGCGCTGCGCCGCGACTGGCAGTTGTACTCGCTGGCCGTGCTGCCCCTGCTGTTCTTCCTGGTCTTCCGCTATCTGCCGATGCTCGGCAACGTGATCGCCTTCCGCCGCTTCCAGCCGGGCGGTTCGATCTTCGGCGAGCAGTGGGTGGGCCTGCGCTATGTGGAGATGTTTCTCTCCGACCCCACCTTCTGGCAGGTGTTCCGGAACACCCTGTGGCTCGGCGGGCTCACCCTCGTGTTCTGCTTCCCGATCCCGATCGTGCTGGCGCTGCTGCTCAACGAGGTGCGCCGGCGATCTCTGAAGCGGTTCGTGCAGTCGGTGTCGTACCTGCCGCACTTCCTGTCGATCGTGATCGTCGCCGGTATCACGTTGCAGATGCTCGCCACCGACGGGCCGGTCAATCATGTGCTGGGGTGGTTCGGGCACGACGAGATCCGGTTCATCCAGGAACCCGAGTGGTTCCGCACGGTCTACGTCGGCTCGGAGATCTGGCAGACCGCGGGCTGGGGCACGATCCTCTATCTCGCGGCGCTCACCACCATCGACGAGGACCTGTACGAGGCCGCCCGCATCGACGGTGCGAACCGCTGGAAGCAGACCTGGCATGTCACCCTGCCCGGCATCCGGCCCACCATGATCACGCTGCTGATCCTGAACGTCGGCACGTTCATGGCGGTGGGCTTCGAGAAGGTCCTGCTGCTGTACAACCCGCTGACCTACCAGACCTCGGACGTGATCTCGACCTACGTCTACCGGACCGGCGTGGAGTCCAACAGCTTCAGCTACGCCGCCGCCATCGGCCTGTTCGAGGCGGTCATCGGCCTGGTCCTGATCACCTCCGCCAACCAGCTCTCGCGCCGGACAGTGGGGACCAGCCTGTGGTGA
- a CDS encoding vWA domain-containing protein, translating into MEKLLAARLHAVKVRPYLAVALFALQIVEDRSVPTMAVDAHWRCYVSPGFVARMPVEELAGVWVHEVSHLLRDHHERGARWAKENEAYGPGERLRRNIAADFEINDDIYGDGLPRPTGAILPSLLRLPDGLLMEEYLRTASMSGLAADLAWLDCGGGADGQERPWELGADGAHGLTRQQRDAVRFRVAEGIKGRPGEAPEGWRRWADEAFHPPQPWRQLLGAAVRSAAGAPGVGENHSYRRPSRRSAAVPGVVLPSLRRNPPRVCVVIDTSGSVSDSELGSALLEVAAISRAVGGRRDLVSVVSCDAAAGIAVPICRAEAMELIGGGGTDLRSGFARALRSRPRPDVVVALTDGQTPWPSEQPPCRTVVGLFPRPARAVNENDPDYVPESPPSWARVVTIG; encoded by the coding sequence ATGGAGAAGTTGCTGGCCGCCCGCCTGCACGCGGTCAAGGTCCGCCCCTACCTGGCCGTCGCGCTCTTCGCGCTCCAGATCGTCGAGGACCGCTCGGTGCCGACGATGGCGGTGGACGCGCACTGGCGCTGCTACGTCTCCCCCGGCTTCGTGGCGCGCATGCCGGTGGAGGAGCTGGCGGGCGTCTGGGTGCACGAGGTCTCCCATCTGCTCCGGGACCACCACGAGCGCGGCGCGCGCTGGGCGAAGGAGAACGAGGCGTACGGGCCCGGCGAGAGGCTGCGCCGGAACATCGCCGCCGACTTCGAGATCAATGACGACATCTACGGCGACGGCCTGCCCCGGCCCACCGGGGCGATCCTCCCGTCGCTGCTGCGGCTGCCCGACGGGCTCCTGATGGAGGAGTACCTGCGTACGGCGTCCATGTCCGGGCTCGCCGCCGATCTGGCCTGGCTGGACTGCGGCGGCGGGGCCGACGGCCAGGAGCGGCCGTGGGAGCTGGGAGCCGACGGGGCCCATGGACTGACCAGGCAGCAGCGGGACGCGGTGCGCTTCCGGGTCGCCGAGGGGATCAAGGGCAGGCCGGGAGAGGCCCCGGAGGGCTGGCGCCGCTGGGCGGACGAGGCCTTCCATCCGCCGCAGCCCTGGAGGCAGTTGCTGGGGGCGGCGGTGCGCTCGGCCGCCGGTGCGCCGGGGGTGGGCGAGAACCACAGCTACCGGCGTCCGTCCCGGCGCTCGGCCGCTGTTCCCGGGGTGGTGCTGCCGAGCCTGCGGCGCAATCCGCCCCGGGTCTGTGTGGTGATCGACACCTCCGGGTCGGTGAGCGACAGCGAGCTGGGCAGCGCGCTGCTGGAGGTGGCGGCGATCTCCCGGGCGGTGGGCGGGCGGCGCGATCTGGTCTCGGTCGTCTCCTGCGACGCGGCGGCCGGGATCGCCGTACCGATCTGCCGAGCCGAGGCCATGGAGCTGATAGGCGGCGGGGGCACGGATCTGCGCTCGGGTTTCGCCCGTGCGCTCCGCTCCCGGCCCCGCCCGGACGTGGTCGTCGCCCTGACGGACGGCCAGACGCCCTGGCCGTCCGAGCAGCCGCCGTGCCGTACCGTCGTCGGGCTCTTCCCGCGTCCGGCCCGTGCCGTGAACGAGAACGACCCGGACTACGTCCCGGAGTCCCCGCCGTCCTGGGCCCGTGTCGTCACGATCGGCTGA
- a CDS encoding GH39 family glycosyl hydrolase yields MIRVPAEPIGRLPDAWRHCVGTGRIELALRRDYQDSLKLIQDDIGFRYIRGHGLLSDGMGVYRPYEWEGARRVHHSFTYVDQVVDAYLDLGIRPFLELGFMPAELASGEQTVFWWRGNVTPPRSHREWAALVKATLTHLVDRYGLDEVRTWPIEVWNEPNLPDFWENADITAYHRLYEVTAGAVKEVDASLQVGGPAISPGADEWLDRFAEFTEERDVPVDFVSKHAYTSGPAQHVPFGVRQTLAPAQHLLDQFATPRNRLKGTRLAELPVHITEFNSSYRPDNPVHDTAFHAAYLAPVLAGGGDHVDSFSYWTFSDMFEEAGIPTALFHGGFGLLTHRQVRKPTYHLYAFMARMGPELLARGEDHLVTRHADGRVTVLAWAPVDVSGETPGPARHRLRLHIPLGSWEAFVRRSTVDEEYGNARTAWQRMGSPRSPDAHQLDVLHEAAEPGRRHLRLPVAEGRVAVDLTLGRHEVTLVEVSPVQDESPPWADERRLLGGQPR; encoded by the coding sequence GTGATCCGGGTCCCCGCCGAGCCGATCGGCCGGCTCCCCGACGCCTGGCGCCACTGCGTCGGCACCGGCCGCATCGAACTCGCCCTGCGGCGGGACTACCAGGACTCGCTGAAGCTGATCCAGGACGACATCGGCTTCCGGTACATCCGGGGCCACGGACTGCTGAGCGACGGCATGGGCGTGTACCGGCCCTACGAGTGGGAGGGTGCCCGGCGCGTCCATCACTCCTTCACCTACGTCGACCAGGTCGTCGACGCGTACCTGGACCTCGGCATCCGACCCTTCCTCGAACTCGGCTTCATGCCGGCCGAGTTGGCGTCGGGGGAGCAGACCGTGTTCTGGTGGCGCGGCAACGTCACACCACCCCGCTCGCACCGGGAATGGGCCGCGCTGGTCAAGGCCACGCTCACCCATCTCGTGGACCGCTACGGCCTCGACGAGGTCCGCACCTGGCCGATCGAGGTGTGGAACGAGCCGAACCTCCCCGACTTCTGGGAGAACGCCGACATCACGGCGTACCACCGGCTGTACGAGGTGACCGCGGGCGCCGTGAAGGAGGTCGACGCCTCCCTCCAGGTCGGCGGGCCCGCGATCTCGCCCGGCGCCGACGAGTGGCTGGACCGCTTCGCCGAGTTCACCGAGGAGCGGGACGTCCCCGTCGACTTCGTCTCCAAGCACGCCTACACCTCGGGCCCCGCCCAGCACGTCCCGTTCGGGGTGCGTCAGACCCTCGCGCCCGCACAGCACCTCCTGGACCAGTTCGCCACGCCCCGCAACCGCCTCAAGGGCACCCGACTGGCCGAACTCCCGGTCCACATCACGGAGTTCAACTCCTCCTACCGCCCGGACAACCCGGTCCACGACACCGCCTTCCACGCCGCCTACCTGGCGCCCGTGCTGGCCGGCGGCGGCGATCACGTGGACTCCTTCTCGTACTGGACGTTCAGCGACATGTTCGAGGAGGCCGGCATCCCCACCGCCCTCTTCCACGGCGGCTTCGGGCTGCTCACCCACCGACAGGTGCGCAAACCGACGTACCACCTCTACGCGTTCATGGCCCGGATGGGCCCCGAGCTGCTCGCCCGGGGCGAGGACCACCTGGTGACACGGCACGCCGATGGCCGTGTCACCGTCCTCGCCTGGGCGCCCGTCGACGTGAGCGGCGAGACCCCGGGCCCGGCCCGGCACCGGCTGCGGCTGCACATCCCCCTGGGTTCCTGGGAGGCGTTCGTACGGCGGTCCACGGTGGACGAGGAGTACGGCAACGCCCGTACCGCCTGGCAGCGGATGGGCAGCCCCCGCTCGCCCGACGCCCACCAGCTCGACGTACTGCACGAGGCGGCCGAGCCCGGGCGGCGGCATCTGCGGCTGCCGGTCGCGGAGGGGCGGGTGGCGGTGGATCTGACGCTGGGGCGGCACGAGGTGACGCTCGTCGAGGTCAGCCCCGTCCAGGACGAGAGCCCGCCCTGGGCGGACGAGCGCCGGCTGCTCGGCGGGCAGCCCCGATGA
- a CDS encoding AAA family ATPase, producing MTSRTLLPVDAQLALADNLLTLLRTTTTEPRPDEQLEALTLAVAADLPVLLWGEPGIGKTAALTQLAASLDLPLTTVIASVHEPTDFSGLPIVGDDPAVRGVPMAPPQWAVELVRAGRGLLFLDELSTATPAVQAALLRVVLERRVGTLQLPPGVRIVAAANPRASAADGWELSPPLANRFVHLYWVHDKDVVVRGLGGVWPRAELPRLDPERLPEAVALARRAVCDFLAARPTLIHRLPSSETRRGGAWPSPRSWEAALTLLAFGTAAGVSRDVLALLVRGAVGDGPGLELLAHLDRMDLPDPELLLADPANAELPERGDLRQAALEAVVAAVGARPERGRWEAAWAVLVRALETGAPDLLVAPAKALAAVRRDDWEVPAAVERLASIVGLAARADRSVERAKVGR from the coding sequence ATGACTTCTCGCACGCTTCTGCCCGTCGACGCCCAACTCGCCCTCGCCGACAACCTTCTGACGCTCCTTCGGACGACCACCACCGAGCCCCGCCCCGACGAGCAGCTCGAAGCGCTCACCCTGGCCGTCGCGGCCGATCTGCCCGTGCTGCTCTGGGGCGAGCCCGGCATCGGCAAGACCGCAGCGCTGACCCAGCTCGCCGCCTCCCTCGACCTGCCGCTGACCACCGTGATCGCCAGCGTCCACGAGCCGACCGACTTCTCCGGACTGCCCATCGTGGGCGACGACCCGGCGGTGCGGGGCGTGCCGATGGCGCCGCCGCAGTGGGCTGTGGAACTGGTACGGGCCGGGCGGGGACTGCTCTTCCTCGACGAACTGTCCACCGCCACCCCGGCCGTCCAGGCGGCGCTGCTCCGGGTCGTGCTGGAGCGGCGGGTCGGCACCCTTCAACTGCCGCCCGGGGTACGGATCGTGGCCGCCGCCAACCCGCGCGCCTCGGCGGCGGACGGATGGGAACTGAGCCCGCCGCTGGCCAACCGCTTCGTGCATCTGTACTGGGTGCACGACAAGGACGTGGTGGTGCGCGGTCTCGGTGGGGTCTGGCCCCGGGCCGAACTGCCCCGCCTCGACCCGGAGCGGCTGCCGGAGGCGGTGGCCCTCGCCCGGCGCGCGGTCTGCGACTTCCTCGCCGCCCGGCCGACGCTGATCCACCGGCTGCCGAGCTCCGAGACACGGCGCGGCGGCGCCTGGCCCTCGCCTCGGAGCTGGGAGGCCGCGCTGACCCTGCTGGCCTTCGGCACGGCGGCCGGCGTCTCCCGGGATGTGCTGGCGCTGCTGGTGCGGGGCGCGGTGGGCGACGGTCCGGGACTTGAACTCCTCGCCCACCTGGACCGGATGGACCTGCCCGACCCGGAGCTGCTGCTGGCCGATCCGGCCAACGCCGAGCTGCCCGAGCGGGGTGATCTTCGGCAGGCCGCGCTGGAGGCGGTGGTGGCCGCGGTGGGGGCACGGCCGGAGCGGGGGCGCTGGGAGGCGGCCTGGGCCGTCCTGGTCCGCGCACTGGAGACCGGTGCTCCGGACCTGTTGGTCGCCCCGGCCAAGGCGCTGGCCGCGGTGCGGCGCGACGACTGGGAGGTACCGGCGGCGGTGGAGCGGCTGGCCTCGATCGTCGGACTCGCGGCGCGCGCGGACCGGTCGGTGGAGCGGGCCAAGGTGGGCCGATGA
- a CDS encoding ABC transporter substrate-binding protein, giving the protein MKNTGQLSRRQILAAAGFLGLAGLTGCGSGDDGGDPKDLSDKQNGAMKDYRAGQRFKAAKPLSFSLLHNNNPVYPTKKDWLFWKEVTKRTGITLEPLDVPLADYEKKRSVLIGAGDAPYLIPKTYHPSEVAFVSSGAILPVSEYVHLMPNYRDKVKKWQLEPELDSIRQSDGKYYLLPGLHEKPKPGYSLSLRTDILDQHGLTLPTTWDEVYDVLKALKEEYPDKYPWTDRWSTNTPFPCGALFSYLGQAYGVKAGWTYDNISFDTQAEKFVFTAAQDGYRQMVEYLRKIVAEKLLDPESFTQQDDQAVQKLLAEKSYVISANPQELVQNYRYNLQKQVRGAEMEMVPVPLGPAGPVVLGGIRLENGVMVSSKALKSDSFVAMMQFVDWLWYSDEGQQLCKWGVSGVTYTESGGTYQLEPGISLMGSDPDAPKDLQKDFGFFNGVFTYGGSWALVSSNFSPDEKKFQDAMSQREQLPIDPAHPLQSIEQEQATLWDTPLKDHTIQNTLKFVLGKRPMSEWDAFVTELKGKNMDQLVDLHNKAYERFAQENV; this is encoded by the coding sequence GTGAAGAACACCGGACAGCTGTCGCGGCGTCAGATCCTGGCCGCCGCCGGTTTCCTCGGCCTGGCCGGCCTCACCGGCTGCGGCAGCGGTGACGACGGCGGCGACCCCAAGGACCTGTCGGACAAGCAGAACGGCGCGATGAAGGACTACCGCGCCGGACAGCGGTTCAAGGCCGCCAAGCCGCTCTCCTTCTCCCTCCTGCACAACAACAACCCGGTCTACCCGACCAAGAAGGACTGGCTGTTCTGGAAGGAGGTCACCAAGCGGACCGGGATCACCCTGGAGCCCCTCGACGTCCCGCTCGCCGACTACGAGAAGAAGCGCAGCGTCCTCATCGGCGCGGGCGACGCCCCCTACCTGATCCCCAAGACGTACCACCCCTCCGAGGTCGCCTTCGTGTCCTCGGGCGCGATCCTCCCGGTCAGCGAGTACGTGCACCTGATGCCCAACTACCGCGACAAGGTGAAGAAGTGGCAGCTCGAACCCGAGCTGGACTCCATCCGCCAGTCGGACGGCAAGTACTACCTGCTGCCCGGCCTGCACGAGAAGCCCAAGCCCGGCTACTCGCTCTCGCTGCGCACCGACATCCTCGACCAGCACGGCCTCACCCTGCCCACCACCTGGGACGAGGTGTACGACGTCCTGAAGGCGCTCAAGGAGGAGTACCCCGACAAATACCCGTGGACCGACCGCTGGAGCACCAACACCCCCTTCCCGTGCGGGGCGTTGTTCAGCTACTTGGGCCAGGCGTACGGGGTCAAGGCGGGCTGGACGTACGACAACATCAGCTTCGACACCCAGGCCGAGAAGTTCGTCTTCACCGCCGCCCAGGACGGGTACCGCCAGATGGTCGAGTACCTGAGGAAGATCGTCGCCGAGAAGCTCCTCGACCCGGAGAGCTTCACCCAGCAGGACGACCAGGCGGTACAGAAGCTGCTCGCCGAGAAGTCCTATGTCATCAGCGCCAATCCACAGGAACTGGTGCAGAACTACCGCTACAACCTCCAGAAGCAGGTCAGGGGCGCCGAGATGGAGATGGTTCCCGTGCCGCTCGGCCCGGCGGGCCCCGTGGTCCTCGGGGGGATCCGGCTGGAGAACGGCGTCATGGTCTCCAGCAAGGCCCTCAAGAGCGACTCCTTCGTGGCGATGATGCAGTTCGTGGACTGGCTCTGGTACTCCGACGAAGGGCAACAGCTCTGCAAGTGGGGGGTCTCCGGCGTCACTTACACCGAGTCCGGCGGCACCTACCAGCTGGAGCCCGGCATCTCCCTCATGGGCTCCGACCCGGACGCCCCGAAGGACCTCCAGAAGGACTTCGGCTTCTTCAACGGCGTCTTCACCTACGGCGGCAGCTGGGCCCTGGTCTCCTCCAACTTCAGCCCGGACGAGAAGAAGTTCCAGGACGCCATGTCCCAGCGCGAACAGCTCCCCATCGACCCCGCGCACCCGCTCCAGTCCATCGAGCAGGAGCAGGCCACCCTCTGGGACACCCCGCTCAAGGACCACACCATCCAGAACACCCTCAAGTTCGTCCTCGGCAAGCGCCCGATGTCCGAGTGGGACGCCTTCGTCACCGAGCTGAAGGGCAAGAACATGGACCAGCTCGTCGACCTGCACAACAAGGCGTACGAACGCTTCGCCCAGGAGAACGTGTGA